In Schistocerca nitens isolate TAMUIC-IGC-003100 chromosome 10, iqSchNite1.1, whole genome shotgun sequence, a single window of DNA contains:
- the LOC126210366 gene encoding cuticle protein 79-like, whose product MKTLLVAVALLAVAQCMPEPEPEAKAAPGFLSGGYGGGFGGGYGGGYGGGYGGGLGGGLGGVGLAAGPAIGIAAAPAVGIAASPATLVRTRVVPGPARLVQPPPVLQRQVIQPPPIVQTRLIQPPAQLVQGPPQVIHEQTPAVIKTAVPAIAAAPAIGFGYKSLLH is encoded by the exons ATGAAGACTCTTCTG GTCGCTGTAGCGCTGCTGGCCGTGGCCCAGTGCATGCCCGAGCCAGAGCCCGAGGCAAAGGCAGCCCCCGGCTTCCTGAGCGGCGGTTATGGAGGCGGCTTCGGCGGCGGCTACGGAGGCGGCTACGGAGgcggctacggaggcggactggGAGGCGGACTGGGAGGCGTTGGCCTCGCCGCCGGTCCCGCTATCGGCATCGCTGCTGCCCCCGCTGTCGGCATCGCCGCCTCCCCCGCAACCTTGGTGCGCACCCGAGTCGTGCCTGGACCGGCTCGCCTGGTGCAGCCGCCTCCAGTGCTGCAGAGGCAGGTGATCCAGCCTCCCCCCATCGTGCAGACCCGCCTCATCCAGCCCCCTGCCCAGCTCGTCCAGGGACCACCTCAGGTCATCCACGAGCAG ACTCCAGCGGTGATCAAGACTGCTGTGCCCGCAATCGCTGCTGCTCCAGCCATCGGCTTCGGCTACAAATCTCTGCTTCACTAA